A window of Malania oleifera isolate guangnan ecotype guangnan chromosome 2, ASM2987363v1, whole genome shotgun sequence genomic DNA:
ttgttgaaaccatacgagagtacgtttcttgattaaacactcaaagataaattaactgaaagtttatttgaattttgaatatttgaaaagagtgattgaatttATATTGAACATTGTATTGTAAAAGCAAATTCTCAACAGGTCTGCTAATTGATATCagcaagtataaaattataattcacaatagggcttgattcaaattcttACATTATTCAAAGTGTTGTATATCTCATTCTTGGTATGGCTgtgtttactttcaaattgtggttgattggtttgatgtTTAATTAGTTGATTAATCTCAATTATTGTgtaattgataaattaaacaaacaagttgaAAAATTGGTTAAAGAATTAGAAAATGGTTAAGAatactcaaaaggaattaaaataaagttttagattccaattcacccccctcttgggaagcaaTTCCTAATTTCATGCCCAACGCCCATGCAACTGGACTCCGGACCCGACTGCATGGTCAGGTCAAATCAGGTTTGTGattgctttttttctttttccttttttctccttttttcctttttctgttTCCTAGCAAATGAGGGCAACTTTGATTGACTTAGAGTCTGTATCTCTCGAAACTTAAAAGAtgaaagttatagataatttttttgGCTTTCCACAtaattttgaattgtcttgatcggagctcgaaCAGGAAAATTACTTGCATATTACGTCGCAACATCGATTTTAGTTTGCAATAATTCCactgcgataaaaaataccaaaaatccataaattattcagtaaaacccaaatattataaataagacatagtgtcaaaatattgagagtaattaagtatttaattaaaaatataagtctcaatgcatgaattaaagcacctaattacgcagtttaagcatgTAATGAGggggaattattaatatttttttaaaaccattaagaaatattaacccCGTTTAATCGTGCGTAACCgaggtaaaaataaaacaacccgagagtttttgggtggctgaaccatggttcggtcgccccgAATAGGCTCAGTcaaaaaagtaatttttgaagaTTCAAGTGCCCAAGTCAACGTTCAGTTTGCTGAGTTGAGGCAATTTCCAAAAGGTCCGCGATTTGGTCACCTGGTCTAGAGTTCAGTTAATGAAGAATATGTGTTCAGTAGCCTAAGGTCATTTTGAATGTaaagttcgggctaccgatttGGTGGGGGAAAGGTCAGAGTTATGACTCGGTCACCTGTGGACGAAGCGGTCATTTAAGTTTGGCCACCTAAAACCAAGTCAGAATTCTGACCGGTCaatggttcggttgcctgaagcgTTTTGAATACTAAAGGTTCGGTCGCTCAACCTCTCACAGTTTTGCTTATTAAGTCCTACTCAGTTTAATTGATTCCCTTGATAAtgcaagtgattatggggactattttgtgcatttgtctAGGGACCTAAAggccttctaaggtctttgaggacactgaaaaaatccagCGTTGGTCAACTGAAGGTTGACTGAAGGGTTCCCTAAGATCACTCTATGGActtgagcttattagttcctatcatgcatgatatgtagattattacataccatttcctatattactattacagactcaaatTAAACACAATATAAATTTCAATGAATAACTATTCTAGGTCTTTGTTTTCTttaagtcttcatgtgccatcaactaATTTCGccaatatgaacctacacacaaacttagcaaacattaaataccaagagtatttgtcattatcaaaactgggtatgacttataaggtcaacataaccACATTGATGTGCGGTATCACAAGGTCAGGGAACTGAGTGTTTTAGGGGAACTTCTTCTTGAGAATGTTCATACGTCTGACAATGCGACTGATATGATGACGAAGTTGGTCACAATGGACAAGTTCAAGAATTGattggacttgatcaacgtctccaaGTGCAAGACGGGAGACGTATCCAACCTATTGCCTCAGGTGGAGCAGCAGTTAAGCTTTCAGatttcctaagtggtgaatattcgccaaggtggacaTTGTTGAGGATATGGCTCATAATATGAGTAGGATGCATGTATCTGGAAAGCTACGTGATGCGAGGAGCAAGAGCATGAGAGAAGGCTGCAGGAAAAGGGCAAACTATCGAAGGTTTGGACTGtcaccatcgacggtttcaagtAGAACGTAGAATTATTTTTCTTTGCtccaaaccgttgacaatttggcataaaccatcaatggttttagtTGGGCCAAGTCACCTAATTTCAAATCGGGAGATCAGCACTAGATTGGGTAGATTGAAGGATTTTCCTCTAGGGATTGCTATAGGGATGGTTTAGGTTCCTGTACGTTTAGGGTTTGCATATAATCAATGATTTGTAACCCTAATGTAAGCTTGACTTTGTTCATAGTGAAGAGCACAATTACTGCTTCCATGGACGTAGGCTaattgccaaaccatgtaaatcttgtatCTTTTGGTTGTGTTTTCGTTATTCTCTTTACTGACTATTTGCTTCTTTAGTATATTTTAtcattgattgattacattgatgGTTTGTTGATTTatttgtgtgtgattgtgtgcttccgctgcGCATCTACGAACAATACTATAAGTATATAAGTAACTTTGAATATTTTTTCCACATCAAATTATTTCAGTGGTTGAATAAAAGTTTTTGCATGATTTATAATCATCAAAGAATTGTGGCTCAGaatgaaataataaattgagtATCAAAGATACTTGAAATACTTTATATTCTACACATGTACATGCATACATGTGTATTCAGCAGAATATGTGAGTAATTCATACACGACATTTCTACCAATTTATATGTTCTCACAAATAATTGAATTCAATTTCTTGATTTGTATCTCCAATTTTTGGAAACTTATAAAGTTCTTCTGTCAAGCCTTGATTAATGAACCTATAAAATCTTTCAAACTATATGTGATTAAACCCATGCATTGTAGACATTCCCTCATTCCACGAAGCATTTTCCCATTTATCGAAAAAAATCTATTAATtttggatttttcatattttgtttACCAAATCACATGAAAATTTACCTCATTCCCTATATGAAACGAGTACATATAAAAAATGGatgaacaaataaaaaaattgcatTCAAATTGGAACTTGTGACAGATACCGAAAGGAATTGATAAAATATTCCTTGAAATGGAatttgtgagtgtgtgtgtgtgtgtaatccaAGTTGAACACCTATTACATATATTAATCCTGAGCAAACTCAGACTACATGTGTTGCCATTAGGTTtttttgcatttatttatttattttttacttttcttttcttcttctccttttaatttgttttttcacTCGCTAAtgatttaatgttttttttttttttttttcatgtttccCTCAGACTCGTAATTTCCTATATTTTTTCTATATGTTTTGCTAAATTTAAGTATGTAGGATAGAAGTAAATTACGAATTGTATGAGATTGATCCTATTTATTTTTAACCTAATTGAGTTGCTATTTCCTATATTTATAGTCCTATATTCATTATTGTTAATTAAGTTtatttgtgcttaaatgttttggaaaaatctatgaaaattattttttttattctcgtTATACTTTCTAAATTTTACCCCACTGCAAAACGTGAATTCCTTTTTTGTTGCGAACCTcatgttatatattttttatttgtagaaTATATTTTTTATGGCATGGGAATTTGGTAACGTAGTCAAAAGAAATGAGTAATGACGTAGTTAATTATTAGTAAAGACCTTCATCTTTGCCACAGGACAGCAAACACCAAATAATTATGGTGCAGAGTGAACTCACCTAAGATATTGtgtgaaggagagagagagagagagaggaagagaaaaaGTAAGACGACGAGTGGGAGAGACTAACTAGAGATTACTTTAGAGGTAGGAGAAAGATATTTTTTCAGATTTTCTTTTGAACTAATTAATATgaaatcttttcttttttccctttttgttttaaaatatgaTTATCTTGTTTTGTTTAATATTGAAACAATGATAAGCTCAAGACTCTTTTAACTAAAgaatttttatttgaaataataCTTTCGCATTTGGTGCAAAAGATTTAAGAAATGGACTCATTATTCTGGTAAATTAATTAAGCGTCTGAAGCACTTTGGATACcatcataatatttttcaatatacTACGACTGATCAAGAAATATATCATCACACGATCTTATAATTTTCATGCCTAAATAATATTagcattgtttttgttttatttatgacatgcaaatttgaacaaaaaatgAGCTAGAGACTAATAATAACTTGTCAAAGTTTTATACACTTGTCAAActcatttgttttatattcctTCTCAATCACGCACAAATCAAACTTTTCATACCACTATTTTGATGTTTGTTTTAAGGCATAAAGCCACTTAATTAACTTGCATGCTTTGTTCTCTTGGTCAGACTCTATAAAACTTTCAGGTTGATCCATATAAAATTTTTCATATAGGTGCCcacgttaaaaaaaaaaaaaaagtttttacatccatttatctaaaaaaaataataattaaaataaatattaaaacagTCTTTCATAGATCCATTTCCAACTTTCAATCACAATATAGTTTCAATTTCACATGGTGCATGTATCCTATCTATAGCTCATGCAAATGTTTGGCTACAGCCACTTATCCACAGACAAACCCTACCCCACACTCACTGTTTGAAGATAcgtgaatttagatttgtatggaatttaaataaaatgtaatataaaattctATTAAAATGCCTAAATCCAAAAAATCCATATTTCCCCTCcatatagaagaagaagaagaagaagaagaagaagaaagaagaagcaccAATATGAGCAGACATCAACATGACTGCTATTCACAGAAAAAACTTCAAACAGTTCTACTACTCCTTGTCCTCCTGGCGCTCCCAGCTGCTCATGCGGTTGCAGGGAACTGCACATGCGATCCAGAAGAAAAGGAAGAGCCCAGCACCGAAGTTGACAAAGGACAAGCTCTAAAATATAAACTTGGGGCAATAGCTTCCATACTAATCGCCAGTGCTATCGGAGTCTGTCTGCCTGTTCTTGGGAAAACCCTACCCGCTTTGAGTCCCGAAAAGGGCGTATTCTTCCTGATCAAGGCTTTCGCGGCCGGCGTCATTCTCGCCACCGGTTTCATCCACGTCCTGCCCGATGCTTTCGAAAAACTCACATCGTCTCCCCTCAATGAGAAACTTTGGGGGAAGTTCCCCTTCACCGGCTTCGTGGCGATGCTCTCTGCCATCGGAACGCTCATGGTGGACTCTGCTGCGACTTCGTATTACCAGAAGGTGGCTAATTCCCCCGTTGAGTATGAAGAGAGGGTTGCAGACCAGGCTGGCCGTGGTCACGCCCACGTTGATGTCCATGCAAGTCATGCCCATGCTCACGGACCAGTTACCTCCGACTCGGAGCTTCTTCGGCACCGAGTTATATCGCAGGTTGTAGTCTAATTTGGCTCGTGAGGTCTACTGGGTTTTTATTTATTGAGAGTTTGTAATTTGAAGTTTCATACATGCAAATATgtgttgtaggttttggagttgGGGATTGTGGTGCACTCTGTTATAATTGGGATTTCTATGGGAACATCCGAGAGTCCGAAAAAGATAAAGCCGCTGGTGGCCGCCCTGACCTTCCATCAGTTTTTCGAGGGCATGGGACTCGGTGGATGCATCTCTCAGGTACCATATTACGAAATGAAAAATTATGTGATGAGGATCGATATATAAATGCAGGAACCATTTGTATTTCGTTTTCATAATTCCGTGCGTACCAAACAATTAATTCATGGCTAGCTTTTCTCAATCTTCTCCGAATCCCAACATGCATGTTTTCCAAATTAAGTACTCGATTTCTCGCTGAATTAAGAAATTTCTTAATCTCTCTTAATTTGTATTGATTGTTCAGTGTGATTCTTTTAATCTTTCTTCGAACTTCTTTTGTACACACGTCCTTGTTTAATTGAATTTGGTGGTTAATTAATTTGGGCATATTtacgtgtgtatatatatatatatatgtgtgtgtgtgtgtgtgtgtatgtaggCAAAATTTCGAGCAGGTTCTTTTGCAATCATGGCAATTTTCTTCGCTCTTACGACGCCAGTGGGGATTGCAATCGGGATGGTAATAACTAAGACGTATAAGGAGGATAGCCCTAGAGCTCTCATTGTTGAAGGGGTGTTTAATGCAGCCTCAGCAGGAATACTAATCTATATGGCACTCGTTGATCTTCTTGCCGCCGATTTCATGAACCCCAAGCTGCAAAGCAATGGGAGGCTTCAGTTGGGGTCTAATATTTCGCTGCTTCTTGGGGCTGGTTTTATGTCTGTTTTGGCCGCATGGGCTTAATATATTAAACCCAACCAACCAATCTGCACAAGCTCTGTCAATGCTATGCCTTCTTTTGTAAATTACTTCCCTTTCCATTATAAGATTCTCCAATCtagaatcatatatatatacttaaaaataaggaaaaaagactaattattactattattattacttgtGTTAGTCTAAAAGAGAGCTCCACATGAAGAAAGGACTGTTGTTTTCTTCGCTGTCTATTCTTTTAGAAGAGGCAAGAAGCAACTATCTTTAGAGCTATGATTTTTACAATTTGAAGCCATTACTTGATTTGGGGTACCCATGTTTATAAGAAAATACATACACTTAATGCGTTGTTTCCCATCAAATACCTCGACCTCATATTTTGTACTTCATACAGCTTAAACCTTTGAGATTGTCATTTGGAGATCTCAAACTTtcgatttgataccaattgttaagaATTGAAATCCATACATTATTATAAACATAAGAATTTCAAGGCCTTTGAACAAGGCCTAATTCATTAAATAATTTTGTTAACAATAAAAAGTTACAATCTTTTCGTCTCCCCCCCCTCAATAACTCAAATCTTAATGCATCCAACACTATCCCCACCCTTCCAACACAATCCTCACACAATTAGTGTAAAACTCTGAAGAATCCCTTAAAATTCACTCAACATGTAACTACAAAGGAATATTTCCATAATGAAAATTGAGAATAGTATTTATTCCTTGTCTATTACTTGTTATGGGCTCATAAAAAGGTTTCATATTATTATTTGCTTTACGCTAtcaacataattaaatttttatgtaacTAATTGTGAATAATCTATAtcactaatttaatttctaagaaAAGCATTTTACAAACCAATTAAACATAGGGATACTGTCTTGAAACCCTCACTGTGACAAAACCACACTTAATTTGTTAATGGTCATCTCATGATTAAAACTACAcacaccatatatatatatatatatatatatatatatatagagagagagagagagagagagatcctaGAAAAAAAAGATAC
This region includes:
- the LOC131148377 gene encoding zinc transporter 1-like, which translates into the protein MPKSKKSIFPLHIEEEEEEEEEERRSTNMSRHQHDCYSQKKLQTVLLLLVLLALPAAHAVAGNCTCDPEEKEEPSTEVDKGQALKYKLGAIASILIASAIGVCLPVLGKTLPALSPEKGVFFLIKAFAAGVILATGFIHVLPDAFEKLTSSPLNEKLWGKFPFTGFVAMLSAIGTLMVDSAATSYYQKVANSPVEYEERVADQAGRGHAHVDVHASHAHAHGPVTSDSELLRHRVISQVLELGIVVHSVIIGISMGTSESPKKIKPLVAALTFHQFFEGMGLGGCISQAKFRAGSFAIMAIFFALTTPVGIAIGMVITKTYKEDSPRALIVEGVFNAASAGILIYMALVDLLAADFMNPKLQSNGRLQLGSNISLLLGAGFMSVLAAWA